One Bombus pyrosoma isolate SC7728 linkage group LG9, ASM1482585v1, whole genome shotgun sequence genomic window carries:
- the LOC122571051 gene encoding alanine--tRNA ligase, cytoplasmic isoform X2: protein MTAMMSAKQIRQAYIDFFKSKNHEYVHSSSTIPHDDPTLLFTNAGMNQFKPIFLGTVDPNSDMAKLMRAVNSQKCIRAGGKHNDLDDVGKDVYHHTFFEMMGNWSFGDYFKKEICTWAWEFLTVKLKLSTDRLYVTYFGGDEKNNLKSDEECKQIWLSLGVSPSHVLPGNMKDNFWEMGETGPCGPCSEIHYDRIGNREAADLVNQDDPDVLEIWNLVFIQFNRETDGSLKLLPKKHIDCGLGLERLVSIIQNKRANYDTDLFVPLFDAIQEGTGAPPYQGRVGMEDEDGIDMAYRVLADHARTITIALADGGVPDNTGRGYVLRRILRRAVRYATEKLNAKPGFFGSLVNVVVNILGDIFPEVRKDPQYIIDVINEEEIQFLKTLSRGRNLLNRTIAKLESSNVLPGDVAWRLYDTYGFPVDLTQLMAEEKGLKVDIIGYEEAKKQAQLISQSKSGGVDDQINLDVHAITELQNKGIKPTNDLPKYNYNVVNNKLYEEYEFVPCTGTVIAVRRAKTFVDEVSSGEEVGILLDQTNFYAEQGGQIYDEGFLVKIDDDDTEVRIKNVQIRGGYVLHIGTVGQGKLKKGDKVFLNIDTTRRRLIMSNHTATHALNHALRKVLGTEVDQKGSLVAPDRLRFDFTNKGAMTAEQVRKVEEITINIIKGNKKIYAKESNLALAKTIQGLRAMFEETYPDPVRVVSIGIPVEDLEKDPLSSAALQTSVEFCGGTHLHCTEHIGDFVIASEEAIAKGIRRIVALTGPEATKAQKKASILQNHLDQLQATIVADKGGVNIKEHIKEIVELTDDVSHATISSWKKDKMRKMLKDLRKALDDKERVAKIAIVNAVVDTIQEIIQQNIGCLVLVEVLQAYSNTKALDSALKKIKAISPETSALLISVDPDAKKVFALSAVSKSAINKGLKANEWIQEIASLMEGKGGGKSESAQASGTNISCVTKLVHTAKNFANSKLGIVDIVNENHDQLKSSEKSVCSKTLKKKFVLSSDIGSIKYYRTQIVAKYSDIELTTSQHKNDDTSKCIKLEGNGVVLSDSNAIAFYLSSDQLRCSSNAFTFSEVLQWLSYADNHILPAVLGWIVPCLSKNVPNNVKTNIKTSKEDVLSSLKKLNNILLTKTYLVGERISLADISVFTALMPLYEHVLDPASRKQYTNLNRWFFTILNQSEVASIIKNFKICEKSVN from the exons ATGACTGCAATGATGAGTGCTAAGCAAATTCGCCAAGCttatattgatttttttaaaagtaagAATCACGAATACGTGCATTCCAGTTCTACAATACCACATGATGATCCcacattattatttacaaatgctGGAATGAACCag TTTAAACCAATATTTCTGGGAACAGTGGATCCTAATAGCGATATGGCAAAGCTAATGAGAGCTGTTAACAGTCAAAAATGTATTAGAGCTGGAGGAAAACACAATGATCTAGATGATGTTGGAAAAGATGTTTACCATCATACATTTTTTGAAATGATGGGTAACTGGTCTTTTGGagattattttaaa AAAGAGATTTGTACTTGGGCTTGGGAATTTCTAACTGTTAAGTTAAAGTTATCAACAGATCGACTGTATGTAACTTATTTTGGAGgtgatgaaaaaaataatttaaaatctgATGAAGAATGCAAACAAATCTGGCTTTCTTTAGg TGTATCTCCTAGTCATGTATTACCaggaaatatgaaagataATTTCTGGGAAATGGGAGAAACAGGCCCATGTGGACCTTGTAGTGAAATCCATTATGATCGTATTGGCAATAGGGAAGCAGCTGATTTAGTAAATCAGGATGATCCAGATGTTTTGGAGATTTGGAATCttgtatttatacaatttaatag agaAACTGATGGAAGTTTGAAACTGTTACCAAAAAAACACATTGATTGTGGTCTGGGTTTAGAAAGATTAGTGtcaattatacaaaataaaagagcaaatTATGATACAGATTTATTTGTACCACTTTTTGATGCAATACAAGAAGGTACAGGAGCACCACCTTATCAAGGAAGGGTAGGCATGGAAGATGAAGATGGAATAGATATGGCATATAGAGTTTTGGCTGATCATGCAAGAACTATTACAATTGCTCTTGCAGATGGAGGTGTACCTGATAATACTGGTAGAGG ATATGTGCTAAGAAGAATTTTGAGGCGTGCTGTACGTTATGCAACTGAAAAATTGAATGCTAAACCTGGTTTTTTTGGGTCATTGGTGAATGTTGTGGTAAATATTCTTG GTGACATCTTTCCAGAAGTGAGAAAAGATCCACAGTATATAATTGATGTTAttaatgaagaagaaattcaatttctcaaGACTTTATCGCGTGgtcgtaatttattaaatcgtaCTATAGCAAAATTAGAATCATCAAATGTTCTCCCAGGTGATGTTGCATGGCGTCTATACGACACATATGGTTTCCCGGTTGATTTAACACAACTTATGGCTGAAGAGAAAGGTTTAAAAGTAGATATAATCGGCTACGAAGAAGCAAAAAAGCAAGCTCAG CTTATTTCCCAAAGTAAAAGTGGTGGAGTAGATGATCAAATTAATTTGGATGTTCATGCAATTActgaattacaaaataaaggAATTAAACCAACAAACGACTTGCCGAAGTATAATTACAacgttgtaaataataaattatatgaagaatatgaatttgttcCATGTACTGGTACTGTTATTGCTGTTAGACGTGCAAAGACATTCGTCGATGAAGTATCGTCAGGAGAAGAAGTTGGGATTTTGTTAGATCAAACTAACTTCTATGCAGAGCAGGGTGGACAAATATACGATGAAGGATTTTTAGTGAAGATCGATGATGAC GATACCGAAGttcgtataaaaaatgttcaaataagAGGTGGTTACGTTTTACACATTGGTACTGTAGGtcaaggaaaattgaaaaaaggcGATAAAGTTTTCTTGAACATAGATACTACACGAAGGAGACTTATAATGAGCAATCACACTGCAACTCATGCTCTTAATCATGCTCTTCGCAAAGTATTAGGCACAGAAGTTGATCAGAAGGGTTCTTTAGTTGCACCTGACCGTCTTCGTTttgattttacaaataaag GAGCAATGACTGCAGAACAAGTAAGAAAGGTAGaggaaattacaattaatataataaaaggaaataagaaGATTTATGCTAAAGAAAGTAATTTAGCACTAGCAAAAACTATTCAAGGATTACGTGCTATGTTTGAAGAAACATATCCTGATCCTGTAAGAGTTGTTAGTATAGGTATACCAGTTGAGGACTTAGAAAAAGATCCTTTAAGTAGTGCTGCATTACAAACTAGCGTAGAATTTTGTGGTGGaac gCATTTACATTGTACAGAACATATTGGAGATTTTGTTATAGCCAGTGAAGAGGCTATTGCTAAAGGTATTAGGCGTATAGTAGCTCTAACAGGCCCTGAAGCAACAAAAGCTCAGAAGAAAGCAtctatattacaaaatcatttaGACCAACTTCAAGCAACTATAGTAGCTGATAAAGGTggtgtaaatataaaagaacacataaaagaaatagttgaatTAACAGATGATGTTTCACATGCTACTATTTCAAGTTGGAAAAAG gATAAGATgcgtaaaatgttaaaagatttaagaaaGGCACTCGACGATAAAGAGCGTGTAGCTAAAATCGCAATAGTCAATGCAGTAGTAGATACCATTCAAGaaataattcaacaaaatattgGATGTTTAGTATTAGTTGAAGTATTACAAgcatatagtaatacaaaaGCTTTAGATTCAGcccttaaaaaaataaaagctatATCTCCAGAGACAAGTGCATTACTTATAAGTGTCGACCCTGATGCTAAAAAAGTTTTTGCTCTTAGCGCAGTATCTAAG tcTGCTATAAATAAAGGATTAAAAGCAAATGAATGGATTCAAGAAATTGCTTCACTCATGGAAGGGAAAGGTGGTGGAAAATCTGAATCTGCTCAGGCTTCGGGTACGAATATATCATGCGTAACTAAGTTGGTACACACTGCTAAAAATTTTGCTAACTCGAAGCTTGGAATAGTAG atattgtaaatgaaaatcatGATCAATTGAAAAGTAGCGAAAAATCTGTATGTTCTAAAactttaaagaagaaattcgtaCTTTCCAGTGATATTggaagtattaaatattatcgtacTCAAATAGTCGCTAAATATAGCGATATAGAATTAACTACATCACAACATAAAAATGATGACACATCCAAATGTATTAAGCTAGAAGGAAATGGCGTTGTGTTGTCTGATAGCAATGCGATTGCGTTTTATTTATCCAGTGATCAATTAAGATGTTCGAGCAATGCTTTTACATTCAGTGAAGTTTTACAATGGTTAAGTTATGCAGATAATCATATTTTGCCAGCGGTACTTGGATGGATTGTGCCATGTCTTTCAAAAAATGTTCCAAATAATGTGAagacaaatattaaaacatctAAAGAAGATGTTCTATCTTCTTTGAAGAAACTAAATAATATACTATTGACAAAAACTTATTTAGTGGGAGAACGAATTAGTCTTGCAGATATTTCTGTTTTCACTGCCTTAATGCCACTGTACGAACATGTATTAGATCCGGCATCTAGAAAGCAGTATACAAATCTAAATAGATGGTTTTTCACTATCTTAAATCAGTCGGAAGTAGctagtataataaaaaactttaagatttgtgaaaaatctgttaattga
- the LOC122571051 gene encoding alanine--tRNA ligase, cytoplasmic isoform X1: MTAMMSAKQIRQAYIDFFKSKNHEYVHSSSTIPHDDPTLLFTNAGMNQFKPIFLGTVDPNSDMAKLMRAVNSQKCIRAGGKHNDLDDVGKDVYHHTFFEMMGNWSFGDYFKKEICTWAWEFLTVKLKLSTDRLYVTYFGGDEKNNLKSDEECKQIWLSLGVSPSHVLPGNMKDNFWEMGETGPCGPCSEIHYDRIGNREAADLVNQDDPDVLEIWNLVFIQFNRETDGSLKLLPKKHIDCGLGLERLVSIIQNKRANYDTDLFVPLFDAIQEGTGAPPYQGRVGMEDEDGIDMAYRVLADHARTITIALADGGVPDNTGRGYVLRRILRRAVRYATEKLNAKPGFFGSLVNVVVNILGDIFPEVRKDPQYIIDVINEEEIQFLKTLSRGRNLLNRTIAKLESSNVLPGDVAWRLYDTYGFPVDLTQLMAEEKGLKVDIIGYEEAKKQAQLISQSKSGGVDDQINLDVHAITELQNKGIKPTNDLPKYNYNVVNNKLYEEYEFVPCTGTVIAVRRAKTFVDEVSSGEEVGILLDQTNFYAEQGGQIYDEGFLVKIDDDDTEVRIKNVQIRGGYVLHIGTVGQGKLKKGDKVFLNIDTTRRRLIMSNHTATHALNHALRKVLGTEVDQKGSLVAPDRLRFDFTNKGAMTAEQVRKVEEITINIIKGNKKIYAKESNLALAKTIQGLRAMFEETYPDPVRVVSIGIPVEDLEKDPLSSAALQTSVEFCGGTHLHCTEHIGDFVIASEEAIAKGIRRIVALTGPEATKAQKKASILQNHLDQLQATIVADKGGVNIKEHIKEIVELTDDVSHATISSWKKDKMRKMLKDLRKALDDKERVAKIAIVNAVVDTIQEIIQQNIGCLVLVEVLQAYSNTKALDSALKKIKAISPETSALLISVDPDAKKVFALSAVSKSAINKGLKANEWIQEIASLMEGKGGGKSESAQASGTNISCVTKLVHTAKNFANSKLGIVEDIVNENHDQLKSSEKSVCSKTLKKKFVLSSDIGSIKYYRTQIVAKYSDIELTTSQHKNDDTSKCIKLEGNGVVLSDSNAIAFYLSSDQLRCSSNAFTFSEVLQWLSYADNHILPAVLGWIVPCLSKNVPNNVKTNIKTSKEDVLSSLKKLNNILLTKTYLVGERISLADISVFTALMPLYEHVLDPASRKQYTNLNRWFFTILNQSEVASIIKNFKICEKSVN; the protein is encoded by the exons ATGACTGCAATGATGAGTGCTAAGCAAATTCGCCAAGCttatattgatttttttaaaagtaagAATCACGAATACGTGCATTCCAGTTCTACAATACCACATGATGATCCcacattattatttacaaatgctGGAATGAACCag TTTAAACCAATATTTCTGGGAACAGTGGATCCTAATAGCGATATGGCAAAGCTAATGAGAGCTGTTAACAGTCAAAAATGTATTAGAGCTGGAGGAAAACACAATGATCTAGATGATGTTGGAAAAGATGTTTACCATCATACATTTTTTGAAATGATGGGTAACTGGTCTTTTGGagattattttaaa AAAGAGATTTGTACTTGGGCTTGGGAATTTCTAACTGTTAAGTTAAAGTTATCAACAGATCGACTGTATGTAACTTATTTTGGAGgtgatgaaaaaaataatttaaaatctgATGAAGAATGCAAACAAATCTGGCTTTCTTTAGg TGTATCTCCTAGTCATGTATTACCaggaaatatgaaagataATTTCTGGGAAATGGGAGAAACAGGCCCATGTGGACCTTGTAGTGAAATCCATTATGATCGTATTGGCAATAGGGAAGCAGCTGATTTAGTAAATCAGGATGATCCAGATGTTTTGGAGATTTGGAATCttgtatttatacaatttaatag agaAACTGATGGAAGTTTGAAACTGTTACCAAAAAAACACATTGATTGTGGTCTGGGTTTAGAAAGATTAGTGtcaattatacaaaataaaagagcaaatTATGATACAGATTTATTTGTACCACTTTTTGATGCAATACAAGAAGGTACAGGAGCACCACCTTATCAAGGAAGGGTAGGCATGGAAGATGAAGATGGAATAGATATGGCATATAGAGTTTTGGCTGATCATGCAAGAACTATTACAATTGCTCTTGCAGATGGAGGTGTACCTGATAATACTGGTAGAGG ATATGTGCTAAGAAGAATTTTGAGGCGTGCTGTACGTTATGCAACTGAAAAATTGAATGCTAAACCTGGTTTTTTTGGGTCATTGGTGAATGTTGTGGTAAATATTCTTG GTGACATCTTTCCAGAAGTGAGAAAAGATCCACAGTATATAATTGATGTTAttaatgaagaagaaattcaatttctcaaGACTTTATCGCGTGgtcgtaatttattaaatcgtaCTATAGCAAAATTAGAATCATCAAATGTTCTCCCAGGTGATGTTGCATGGCGTCTATACGACACATATGGTTTCCCGGTTGATTTAACACAACTTATGGCTGAAGAGAAAGGTTTAAAAGTAGATATAATCGGCTACGAAGAAGCAAAAAAGCAAGCTCAG CTTATTTCCCAAAGTAAAAGTGGTGGAGTAGATGATCAAATTAATTTGGATGTTCATGCAATTActgaattacaaaataaaggAATTAAACCAACAAACGACTTGCCGAAGTATAATTACAacgttgtaaataataaattatatgaagaatatgaatttgttcCATGTACTGGTACTGTTATTGCTGTTAGACGTGCAAAGACATTCGTCGATGAAGTATCGTCAGGAGAAGAAGTTGGGATTTTGTTAGATCAAACTAACTTCTATGCAGAGCAGGGTGGACAAATATACGATGAAGGATTTTTAGTGAAGATCGATGATGAC GATACCGAAGttcgtataaaaaatgttcaaataagAGGTGGTTACGTTTTACACATTGGTACTGTAGGtcaaggaaaattgaaaaaaggcGATAAAGTTTTCTTGAACATAGATACTACACGAAGGAGACTTATAATGAGCAATCACACTGCAACTCATGCTCTTAATCATGCTCTTCGCAAAGTATTAGGCACAGAAGTTGATCAGAAGGGTTCTTTAGTTGCACCTGACCGTCTTCGTTttgattttacaaataaag GAGCAATGACTGCAGAACAAGTAAGAAAGGTAGaggaaattacaattaatataataaaaggaaataagaaGATTTATGCTAAAGAAAGTAATTTAGCACTAGCAAAAACTATTCAAGGATTACGTGCTATGTTTGAAGAAACATATCCTGATCCTGTAAGAGTTGTTAGTATAGGTATACCAGTTGAGGACTTAGAAAAAGATCCTTTAAGTAGTGCTGCATTACAAACTAGCGTAGAATTTTGTGGTGGaac gCATTTACATTGTACAGAACATATTGGAGATTTTGTTATAGCCAGTGAAGAGGCTATTGCTAAAGGTATTAGGCGTATAGTAGCTCTAACAGGCCCTGAAGCAACAAAAGCTCAGAAGAAAGCAtctatattacaaaatcatttaGACCAACTTCAAGCAACTATAGTAGCTGATAAAGGTggtgtaaatataaaagaacacataaaagaaatagttgaatTAACAGATGATGTTTCACATGCTACTATTTCAAGTTGGAAAAAG gATAAGATgcgtaaaatgttaaaagatttaagaaaGGCACTCGACGATAAAGAGCGTGTAGCTAAAATCGCAATAGTCAATGCAGTAGTAGATACCATTCAAGaaataattcaacaaaatattgGATGTTTAGTATTAGTTGAAGTATTACAAgcatatagtaatacaaaaGCTTTAGATTCAGcccttaaaaaaataaaagctatATCTCCAGAGACAAGTGCATTACTTATAAGTGTCGACCCTGATGCTAAAAAAGTTTTTGCTCTTAGCGCAGTATCTAAG tcTGCTATAAATAAAGGATTAAAAGCAAATGAATGGATTCAAGAAATTGCTTCACTCATGGAAGGGAAAGGTGGTGGAAAATCTGAATCTGCTCAGGCTTCGGGTACGAATATATCATGCGTAACTAAGTTGGTACACACTGCTAAAAATTTTGCTAACTCGAAGCTTGGAATAGTAG AAGatattgtaaatgaaaatcatGATCAATTGAAAAGTAGCGAAAAATCTGTATGTTCTAAAactttaaagaagaaattcgtaCTTTCCAGTGATATTggaagtattaaatattatcgtacTCAAATAGTCGCTAAATATAGCGATATAGAATTAACTACATCACAACATAAAAATGATGACACATCCAAATGTATTAAGCTAGAAGGAAATGGCGTTGTGTTGTCTGATAGCAATGCGATTGCGTTTTATTTATCCAGTGATCAATTAAGATGTTCGAGCAATGCTTTTACATTCAGTGAAGTTTTACAATGGTTAAGTTATGCAGATAATCATATTTTGCCAGCGGTACTTGGATGGATTGTGCCATGTCTTTCAAAAAATGTTCCAAATAATGTGAagacaaatattaaaacatctAAAGAAGATGTTCTATCTTCTTTGAAGAAACTAAATAATATACTATTGACAAAAACTTATTTAGTGGGAGAACGAATTAGTCTTGCAGATATTTCTGTTTTCACTGCCTTAATGCCACTGTACGAACATGTATTAGATCCGGCATCTAGAAAGCAGTATACAAATCTAAATAGATGGTTTTTCACTATCTTAAATCAGTCGGAAGTAGctagtataataaaaaactttaagatttgtgaaaaatctgttaattga